Proteins encoded by one window of Salvia splendens isolate huo1 chromosome 14, SspV2, whole genome shotgun sequence:
- the LOC121764187 gene encoding protein FAR1-RELATED SEQUENCE 5-like: MDDSSNPSHTTEFFPEARKIHGTTSIENINDNHGSIFDELQSPVGGSLFDSDSDSSEDEELEPVSYIPECPSQMKPHIGQVFHTLDDATVFYNKYARQVRFDTRKRGSKRVGDLVTWLYVVCSREGEKRVNYKQPETIRRRSSRKCLCKAKVAFKFCKGTGYVVKQFEVRHNHDMVQLRHKRFMRLNRNIDPVHQKFIADCASANIGPTLTFSLLSEVLGGLDYVGCTIVEVRNYRRDLRAYVDGADAQMVLNDMKRKKEICSSFTYDFEVNSKGRLTRLFWCDPIAKHNYHLYGDIVSFDTTYSTNRYCMIFAPFTGKDNQGRAVTFGAGLLSKENAPSFEWLFKKFVKCMGAAPKLIITDQDLGMKVAVDSVLVDTRHRWCMWHIMFKVVEKLPKN, from the exons ATGGACGACTCGAGCAATCCTTCTCACACAACTGAATTTTTTCCCGAAGCAAGAAAAATACATGGAACTACTTCTATAGAAAATATTAACGACAATCATGGGTCTATTTTCGATGAGTTACAATCTCCGGTTGGTGGCTCACTTTTTGATTCTGACTCCGATTCATCCGAGGATGAAGAACTAGAGCCAG TGTCATACATCCCTGAATGTCCTTCCCAAATGAAGCCACATATTGGCCAGGTTTTTCATACCTTGGATGATGCTACAGTCTTCTATAATAAATATGCACGGCAGGTAAGGTTTGACACCCGTAAACGTGGATCTAAAAGGGTTGGAGATCTGGTCACATGGCTATACGTTGTGTGTAGTAGAGAAGGTGAGAAGCGAGTGAATTATAAACAGCCTGAGACTATACGTAGACGTTCATCTAGAAAGTGTCTTTGTAAGGCTAAAGTTGCTTTTAAGTTTTGCAAGGGTACTGGTTATGTTGTTAAACAGTTTGAAGTTCGACATAATCACGATATGGTTCAATTACGTCACAAGCGATTTATGAGGCTCAATCGCAATATTGACCCAGTGCATCAGAAATTCATAGCAGATTGCGCAAGTGCAAATATCGGGCCCACGTTGACTTTTAGTCTGCTTAGCGAGGTCTTAGGTGGTTTGGATTACGTCGGATGCACCATTGTCGAGGTTCGCAACTATAGGCGTGATCTTAGAGCATATGTGGATGGTGCTGATGCGCAAATGGTATTAAATGATATGAAGCGGAAGAAGGAGATATGCTCGTCGTTCACCTACGACTTTGAGGTAAACTCTAAGGGTAGGCTTACACGTCTTTTCTGGTGTGATCCTATTGCCAAGCACAATTACCATTTGTACGGTGACATTGTCTCTTTCGACACAACCTACTCAACAAATAG GTATTGTATGATTTTTGCACCATTCACGGGCAAAGACAATCAGGGCAGAGCCGTTACATTTGGTGCAGGATTGTTATCAAAAGAGAATGCTCCTTCTTTCGAATGGTTGTTCAAAAAGTTTGTTAAATGCATGGGCGCTGCTCCCAAATTGATCATTACTGATCAGGATTTGGGAATGAAGGTGGCTGTTGATAGTGTTCTAGTTGATACAAGACATCGATGGTGCATGTGGCACATCATGTTTAAGGTCGTTGAAAAATTGCCCAAGAATTAG
- the LOC121764188 gene encoding protein FAR-RED IMPAIRED RESPONSE 1-like, with protein MEKYGLTNNEWFSTMFANRKFWVPAYFRDFPMSSLIKTTSVSESQNSFFKRYTKSRCNLVEFLMHYNNALDAQRSNSNRFEYHDSNTTPMLKTNSALERHASTIYSDGGFKAIQEEIEDAIDCCTMVKTSIEDDTEIYVINDKFSKDWSVSYSATRDSYSNFVKPVHCGFVDDIEKALIIDLATQEWRDMHGDYFEVAQTIKGNVDQIRAFRQIIAEGKKAIFGEGIVLSISDKRQMIENLYGSQAPSEIDVHPPDVVKTKGSGRRPLTRLEQAMKMKAKSGRKCAECGEVGNHDARNCKKIKEKQKTK; from the exons ATGGAAAAATACGGCCTTACAAACAACGAGTGGTTTTCGACAATGTTTGCCAATCGAAAATTCTGG GTTCCAGCCTACTTCAGGGATTTTCCAATGAGTTCATTGATTAAGACCACCTCTGTATCCGAGTCTCAGAACAGTTTCTTCAAGAGATACACTAAGTCTCGATGTAATCTAGTCGAGTTTCTTATGCATTACAACAATGCATTGGATGCCCAAAGGAGCAATAGCAACAGGTTTGAATATCATGACTCCAACACTACCCCAATGTTGAAAACAAATTCTGCACTTGAGAGGCATGCGTCAACAATCTACAGTGACGGTGGGTTTAAGGCAATTCAGGAAGAGATTGAAGACGCAATTGATTGTTGCACCATGGTAAAGACTTCAATCGAGGATGACACTGAAATATATGTGATCAATGACAAGTTCTCTAAGGATTGGTCCGTGTCTTATTCCGCCACTAGAGATTCATAT TCTAATTTTGTCAAGCCTGTTCATTGTGGTTTTGTTGACGATATTGAAAAAGCTCTCATTATCGATTTGGCAACACAAGAATGGAGGGATATGCATGGTGATTATTTTGAGGTTGCACAGACTATTAAGGGAAACGTTGACCAAATTCGTGCATTCAGACAAATTATTGCTGAAGGGAAGAAAGCGATATTCGGTGAAGGGATTGTATTGTCTATTAGTGATAAGAGGCAGATGATTGAGAATTTATATGGGTCTCAAGCCCCTAGCGAAATAGATGTCCATCCTCCCGACGTTGTCAAAACCAAGGGTTCAGGAAGACGGCCTCTTACACGCCTTGAGCAAGCTATGAAGATGAAGGCAAAGTCTGGTCGTAAATGTGCCGAATGCGGCGAGGTTGGTAATCATGATGCAagaaattgcaaaaagattaaGGAGAAGCAGAAGACAAAGTAA